ATTGTATCTTTTTCAGAATAAAAATCGATTATTGAAAAGAGAAGAGATTTTGAAAAAGGTTTGGAAGAGTGATGATTATTTTTCAGGAAGAAGTATGGACGTTTTTATAAGTCGATTGAGAAAGTATTTTAAGGAAGACCCTAAAATTTCTATTCAAAGCTCACGCGGAGTAGGTTTAGAATTTAAGATAGGTTAATAGGTTTTGAAGTTTGAGTTAATAATGGGTTAATGACTTCAAATAGTTTGTTTTCAGAGAGCTTAGCTAATAGTTTTGGAATGTGAAATTTTAAAAAATAACATTATGAAAACAATTCAAGCTATCTTATTTAAAGTATGTATATACCTTATGTCTACTTTATCAAATGCACAAGTGTCTGAAACTCCACAACCTCCAAGTACACCTAATAATACCCATACAGATGTTACCACTACAATTAGCAACTCTACTAGTGTTTCCAATTCAAATGATACGTATAAGTTTTATTCTAAACATGAATCTTCAAAGAAAGAAGGAGTGTTAGATATTTTAGAAGATGCTTTAGATAATATTCCTTTAACTAGAAAAGGAAGAGTTTATATTTGGAAAAAAGTAAAGCAAGGAGAAACAGTGTTTTATTGTAATTTAACCAATAATACCTTAAAAATAGTATTGGATAAGGATGAGGCATCATATAATTTCAGAAAAAAAATTAAACATTTGGGAGATGAACTAAAAAAATACATTTCTTCACATAGAGAACATCGATTTGAAAATACCTCTAATTCAGTGTCTAACGCACAAATACGAGTTGATAGAGCAAAGGAAGAGTTAAAACGTGCTATAAGGAATTTAGAAAAAGTAAAAAGGAATACGGAAAACTAGGAAATTCAAATAATTGTCAAAAACGTAATTTAAAGGCTGAAAATCAACGAATAATAATAAAAAAGTTGATTTTTAGCTTTTCTTTTTATGTATAATTCAAAATATAAACCAATTCATTTTAATAATTCAATAATAAAAATTGGAAAAATTGGGGTAATTTTAGTATTTTCGCAATCAAATAAAAAAACAAACAATGGCTAGATTTGAATTAAAATTGCCTAAAATGGGTGAAAGCGTTGCAGAAGCAACTATTACTTCATGGGTTAAAGAAGTAGGTGACACTATTGATATTGACGATACGGTGGTAGAAGTAGCAACCGATAAGGTTGATAGCGAAGTACCTAGTGAAGTAGAAGGAACCCTAGTTGAAATTTTATTTGACAAAGATGCAGTAGTACAAGTTGGTGAAACAATTGCTATTATTGAGACTGAAGGAGGAGAAGCTGTAACAGCAGTTGCAACTCCTAAGCAAGAAACTCCAAAAGAAGTAGCTCAATTAGAAGAAACAGTGGAAGCTGCAAAGGAAATGGTGAGCACTACAATTGATACTTCAAATAGTGATCGTTTTTATTCTCCTTTAGTAAAAAGTATTGCGCAGACAGAAGGTATTTCATTATCAGAATTAGAAACTATTTCAGGTACAGGAAAGGATGGAAGAGTTACTAAAAACGATATACTATCTTATATAGAAAACAGAGGAAGTCAGCCAAAACCAGCAGCAAAACCTGTTGTAGCGGCTCCGGCTCCTGTAAAAGAGGCTCCAGCTAAAGTTTCAACTCCAATCACTATGAGTGGAGAAGATGAAATTATAGAAATGACTCGTATGGGTAAATTAATTTCTAAGCACATGGTAGATTCTGTACAAACATCTGCTCATGTACAATCTTTCATAGAAATTGATGTAACTAATATTGTTAAATGGAGAAATAAGGTAAAAGATGCTTATTTAAAGAGAGAAGGAGAGAAGTTAACTTTTACTCCGATCTTAATGCAAGCAGTAGCGCAAACTATTAAGAAGTTCCCATTAATTAATATTTCTGTAGATGGTGATAAGATTATCAAGAGAGGGAATATTAATTTAGGAATGGCTGCTGCTTTACCTGATGGAAACTTAATAGTACCAGTAATTAAAAATGCAGATCAATTAAACTTAGTTGGAATGACTAAGAAGGTAAATGATTTAGCAAATAGAGCAAGAGCAAATCAGTTAAAACCAGATGAAATTCAAGGAGGTACGTACACAGTTACCAACGTAGGTAGTTTTGGATCTGTAATGGGAACTCCAATTATCAACCAACCTCAGGTTGCTATTTTAGCTTTAGGAGCTATTAGAAAAATGCCATCGGTTATCGAAACTCCTGAAGGTGATTTTATTGGAATTAGAAGCAAAATGTTTGTATCTCATTCATATGATCATAGAGTGGTAAATGGAGCTCTTGGAGGTATGTTTATCAAAACATTTAAAGAAATTTTAGAATCTTGGGATGTGAATCAAGATTTTTAAACTGAAGATATATCAAATAAAAAAGCTCACTTTATAAAGTGAGCTTTTTTATTTTTAGTAAGCTAGTAAATTTAATAGCTCTGTTTTAAATCGTTCTTTTGGCAAGTATTCTTTCTCTAGGTTTCCAGCAAAAGGAATAGGAGTTTCGATACTCGCTACTCTTTTAACAGGAGCGTCTAAATATTCAAAACAATTTTCCATAATTAAAGAAGAGATATCACTTGATACACTTCCAAATAAAGAATCCTCTTGTACAATAATCACTTTACCGGTCTTTTTAACTGAATTATATATAGTTTCCGTATCTAAAGGTTGCAATGATCTTAAATCTATTAAATCAGCAGAAATATTGTTATGTTCGTCTAAAGTGTTGAGTGCCCAGTGAACCGAAGCTCCAAAACTGATGATGGTAATATCGTTTCCTTCTTTTAATACAGAAGCCTTCCCAATAGGTAATGTGTAATAATTTGTAGGAACTTCTTGGTAAGTACTTCTATACAAAGCTTTGTGCTCAAAGAATAATACTGGGTTAGGGTCGTTTATAGCAGCAGTCAATAAACCTTTAGCATCATATGGAAATGCTGGATATATGACTTTTAGTCCTGGTGTTTTGGTAAACCAAGCTTCATTGGTTTGAGAATGAAAAGGTCCAGCACCAACTCCAGCACCGCATGGCATTCTTACCACAACATCCGCATGCTGATTCCATCTATAATGAGATTTAGCTAACAAGTTTACAATCGGGTTAAAACCAGTTGAAACAAAGTCTCCAAACTGCATTTCCATCACAGCTTTCATTCCATTTAAAGATAAACCATAGGCAGCTGAGACAATAGCAGATTCACAAATAGGTGTATTTCGAACACGTTCTTTTCCAAAAGCATCTACAAAACCTTCGGTAATCTTAAATACACCGCCGTATTCTGCAACATCTTGTCCCATAACAACTATTGAATCATCTCTTTCCATAGCTTGTCTTAAACCATTTGAAATCGCATCAATCAAACGAATATTTTCGGTTTCTTTATTAGGAGCTATGCTGCTAGGTGTAATCTTTTTAAATACATCTTCTAATTCAATTGAGATTGATGATGTAATCGCTGGTTCATCAAAGGCAATATTTAAATTGTCTTGAATTAAGTTTTTAAATTCATTTCTGAAGTTTTCATCTTGTTCATTAGTCAAAATGTTTTCAGAGATTAAGAACTCTTTGTAGTTATTCAGAGGATCTTTTAAAGCCCAGTGTTCCATTAATTCTTGTGGAACATATTTTGTACCACTAGCTTCTTCATGACCTCGCATTCTAAAGGTTTTGAATTCAATTAAAATGGGTCTAGGATTTTCTCTAATGCTTTCTGCAAGCTCAGATACTTTTGTATAGACTTCTATAATATTATTTCCATCAATGATATGTGATTCCATTCCATATCCTTTTCCTCTGTCTGCTAAATGTTCACAGTTATATTGTTCTGAAGTAGGGGTAGATAGTCCATACCCATTGTTTTCAATACAAAATAATACAGGTAAATTCCATACCGAAGCTACGTTTAAAGCCTCATGAAAATCACCTTCACTGGTTCCTCCATCACCTGTAAAGACAGCACAAACTTGATTGTTATTTTTCAATTTGTTGGCAAGAGCAATTCCATCTGCTATTCCTAATTGAGGACCTAAGTGGGAAATCATACCCACTATTTTATATTCTTGCGTACCAAAATGAAAGCTTCGATCTCTTCCTTTCGTAAAACCATTGGCTTTTCCTTGCCATTGAGAAAAAAGACGATGTAAAGGAATTTCTCTTGTTGTAAATACTCCTAAGTTTCTATGCATAGGAAGTATATATTCCTCTTTTGCTAAAACAGAAGTTACACCAACAGAAATCGCTTCTTGTCCAATACCACTAAACCATTTAGAAATTTTACCTTGTCTAAGAAGAATCAACATTTTTTCTTCAATCATTCTAGGCAACAACATCTTTTTGTAAAGTTCTAGGAGCGTTTGATTCTCTAATTTTTTTTTGTTGAATTGTATAGCTGTTTGTAGGTTATTCATATTGAATTATAAGGTTTTTAAGGAATATCAAATGTGACTAAAAAAAATATAGAATCAAAGTTATTTTAGTAATATTTCAATTTTGAAGCTTGTTTTTTGAGGTAATGTTAAAATTTGTTAAATAATTTTATTTATATGAAACTGTTAGATGGAATATAGCATACCGATATTTATGTATATTCGTGACATTAATTTAAAAAATAAAAGAATGAAAAAAATAGCACTTTTGTTATTACTTACTATGTCAATTGTAGGAATGGCACAAGAGAAAGTATTGTTACGTTTAAATTATGAAAAAGGTGATGTGTATGAAACGAAAATGCATATGAAACAGGATTTAGCTGGGATGATGGATCTAGATATAGTCATGAATATGAATATGAAAATTAATGCTATAGAAGGAGGTTTATATAACACTGAAATGAAAATTTCACATGTTACAATGAATATGACTTCACAAGGAAATACCATGAAGTATGATTCTAATGATAAAGAAGAAGACATGAATCGTTTTGCTAAAGGAGCCCATTCTAAAATGAAACCTATTTTAACATCATCAATGGAGTTTACTTATGATAAGTTAGCAGATGTAAAAGACGTAAAACTAATTTCAGGTACAGCTAGTATTGATTCATTCAAAGAAAATTCGAATACGATAGTGTACCCTAAAGAAGCGGTAGAATTAGGTACAAGTTGGAAAGAGTCTAAAACAACAAGTCAAGGGGTAAAACTGAATTATGAATATAAAGTAACTTCTATAGACGCTAATAAAGTAGTTCTTACTATTACAGGAACTATTTCTGAAATTGGTACAGGAGATTTTAATGGAAAGGCCAGTGTAGATAGAAAAACAGGAAATGTTTCAGAAATGAATGTAGATATGAATATGAATGTAATGGGGCAAAAGATAAAGCAAAATATTAGTATGACTACCACAAAAATGTAGTTTACAAAATAGCTATAAAAAATAAAAGCTCTGAAGTTATTCAGAGCTTTTATTTTTTAGTAAAGTACCACCAGTTCATATCTCTGGTTATTCTATAGCCAAGCTTTTCATATAGTTTAATAGCAGGATTTCCTTTGGTTGTGTGTAAAATAGGATGTTTTCCGTCTTTTATTATATCTTTTGTTACATGTAGTGTAAGTTGTTTAGCATAACCTCTTTTTGTAAAATCAGGATGGGTTACTACACCACTAACTTCAATAAAATCATCTGTTTGCATTCGTTGTCCAGCAATGGCTACCAATTGATTACTTTTAAAAATACCAAAGTATTTGCCCATATCAAACGTACGTTTTTTATAGTACCCTGGCATAACTAACCAAATAAGATGATAAATAGCATCTACATGTTTTTCAGTTAAAGGAACAATTTCTTCGGTAATATCAATTTCTTGTAAATTCTCTAAAACCATTTGAACTCCTTCTATTTTTTTGTCTAATGTGATTTTTGAAGTATCATATGTAGGAGTTTTATTTTCAGAAACTAGAAAAAAAGCATCAGTTAATTTGGCATATTCGTTTAAGGCATGTTTTGTTTTTTGGGTATTCGTAAATGCACCAAAGGGACATATATTAGGATCATAAAAAGTTACTTCATCATACTGAATAGCAAATTTCTTGTGTGTTTCTTTTAACGAAGACCAAACAGGGTTTTCTAGCTTATTTTTCATTATAAATGTTGTTTAGCGCAGTGCTCAAATCAGAATACATAAAAGTATACAAACTGGTAGTTTTATTCGAAGAAACCCTACTTCCTTTTAATAAAATATAAGCCATTTCCCCTAATGCTGTTTTTAAAACAAAAGAAGGTGCATTAATAGGGAATACCGTTTTTTTAATAGTTGTACCCAACGTATTTGTAAAGCTTTCATTGGTTTGATGTTCAGGAGCTACAGCATTGAAAATACCTTCAAAGTGCGTGTTTCGAATTGCTTCGAGATACAAATTACATAAATCATCAACATGAATCCAAGGAATATATTGTTTGCCATTGCCAAGAGCAGATAAAAATAAAGGCGTATTCATTTTTGATAGAGCACCTCCCGATTTAGTTAAAACAACACCTGTTCGAAGAATAGTTACAGGAATATTAATTTCCTTAAACTTAGAAGCTGCTTTTTCCCATTGTACACAAATTTTTGATATAAAGTCATTTTCAGGTTGATCGTCTTCTGTAAAAATCTTATCGGAAGTTTTGGCTCCATAATACCCAATTCCAGAGGCAGATATAAAACCTTTTAGAGGAATGTCTAATTCTTTTATTTTTTCAAATAATAAATTAGCAGATTGAACTCTACTATTTATTAGTTCTTTTTTTCTTTTAGTTGTCCAACGTTTATCAGCAATTCCAGCGCCTGCTAAATGAATTATATGAGTAACTCCAGTAAAGGCTTTTACATCAATATAATTTTCGGTAATGTTCCAATGAAATTCATTTTTGTTTTGTGGAGACCTAGTTAAAATGACAACTTCATAATTTTGTTTTTTTAAAAGTTGTTGTAATTGTTTTCCTATAAGCCCTGTTCCTCCAGTAATTAAAACTTTTACCATGTTCCTTTTTGTTTTTGATTGGCATTACATAATTCAATAATCTCCTTTATTCGTTTTTGTCTTGTAGCTACTCTTTTAGCACTAAACAACCAATACAAATAGCCTTTTCTATAAGATTTTGCAAAATTTTGATAGTTTGAATAAGCTGTAGGGTTATTATCAAAAGCTTGCTGTAAATCTTCTGGTACCACCAAATTCTCAACATCGTCTAAAGCAGACCAAGAACCGTTTTGCTTTGCTATTTCAATTGATTTTACCCCTGATTGATGCATGAGGTTGTTAGTAAGTAATTCTTTAATATATTTTTTGTTTAATGCACTCCATACACTTTTTGGTTTACGAGGACAAAAATATTGTTGTCGTTTACCATTTCCTAAACTTTTGACTGTTGAATCTATCCAACCAAAACATAAGGCAACTTTTACAGCTTCTTCCCATCGCATACTTGGAATGTTGGATTCTACCTTGTATAAAATTAAATAAACACCAGTACTTACATGATGATTTTCAAGTAACCATTCTCTCCATTCAATATCGGTTTTAAAATATAACTGAGGTCTGTTTTTACTCATGTTATCTAATAATTTTACTAGGAAAAGCAACAATACTTTCGTGTCCGTCTTCACCTACAGAGGCAATACCAAAAAAGAAATTATCAATAACAATTCCTTCTAAAGTAAATTCATTGATATCTCCAACATATCTACTATGATCCCAAGTTGGAGAAGTGGTATCTCTCCAGTAAATTTTATAGCCTTTCGCACCATTAACTTTGTCCCATTTAAGTTTTACAGAGGGTTGTACAATTCCTCCAATGGCTACATTTGTAGGAGCAGTAGGTGCACTTGCAATACTAGCCAAGTTAATTGCGTTTACGGCGGTTAATTTATTGGCATAATCAAAATTCACAAATTTAAGTTTATCACCGTACTCTATTCCGTTTTCTGTACGTATATCTTGGTGTTGCTGTGTGTAGTTTTCATGCGCTTCCATAATGCGAATCCCAGGAAATCCTATATCATTAAATGGTCTATGATGACCACCTCTTCCAAAACGATCTAAACGATACACCATTTTAGGGTTCATTTCTGGCATATACGTTTTAGTTGTTTTATAAATATATCGAGCTAATTGACGAGAGATACCATCTACTTCACCTCCATAAAAACGTCTCGCTCTTCGCTGACGTTCCGTTTCAGTAGGAGGGGTTGGTTCTGAAAAAATTCTAAAAGTTCTATTATCAATGACCCCATCAACTCCTTTAATGTTTCCAATCATATCATTATTCATCACTCCTAAAATGTTCCATCCTTTTTCTTTGGCATAAGTAGCTAGACCTTTTCCTCCAAATAGGCCTTGTTCTTCACCAGACAATCCAACATAGACAATACTATTATCAAATGAATATTTACTTAGAACACGAGCAGCTTCTATAGCTCCGGCCATTCCAGAAGCATTGTCATTTGCACCAGGAGCATCATCAGTAAAATTATTAGGATCAGAAATTCGAGAGTCTATATCACCACTCATGATGATGTAGCTATTAGGATTTTTTTTACCTCTTTGAATCGCAACGACATTAACTACCCAAACATCTTTCGTAATTCTAGCGTTCGTTCCTTTTTTGACCAAATCTTTTTGATAAAAAACCTCTAAACAATTGCCACAATCTTTAGAAATTTGATCAAATTCTGACTTGATCCATCTTCTTGCAGCACCAATTCCTCTTGTGTTAGAAAGTGTGTCACTTAAGGTATGTCTTGTACCAAAATTAGCTAATGTGGAAATATCCGCTTTTATCCTATTAGTCGATACATTGTTGATAATATCATAAATCTTAGCATCTGTTTGAGCAAACAAACAAACTGAAAGACTTAAAAAAAATAAAGTAATATAAGTTTTCATTTGAATAAGTTTTAAGGTTAACTTATTGGTTAGACGTTCTATTTTTAAATCATTTCAATATTACTTCTTAAAATGCCAAAAAGGAATTTTAGAAATAATAATGTTGGAAGTGTCCTTATTCCGAATTCGTTTACGAGTAATTTTTAAAACATGATTTCCTTCAGTCAAAGAATCAATATTGACATAGGTTTCATAGCCTAAATCTTTACGCTTGTTTTTAGTTGCAATGAATTTTGTTGAATATTTAATAGAATCAATATATATAGCAAACATTTCATTAAATGTTTTGTGATATTGATTCATTAAACTATCGCTATTCCGAGTAAAATCATCCCAAAAAAACATTCTTGACTTTAGTCCTCTAATATCTTCTTTAGGCTTTAAACTTTTATTATAGTCAAAAATTTTATCTTCTAAACGTTCATTAAAGACAATAAAAACATTAAGGTATGAATCTTTTATAACCTTAGAAGGAATGGTAGCTGTATTAATAAAATCGGTTTTATCAATAAGTTGGTCTTCGTAATTATATGGATTGGCATATACTTCAGATGACTTTCTGTCTTCTTTTAAATAATTGGATTTGTTATAAGAATATGTCGAGGAAAACAGCACAAATACATATACAGGAACTAGAATAAAGCTTAGTCTTCTTCCAAAGCGATTATCTAAAAAATTATATACTAACGGACGGTATAAAAAAGACAATGTAATAATGCTAAATACCCTGTATAAAGGAAAGTATAGTTTAGCAATCCACTTTTTCTTTTTTAAAAAACCTTGACTTATAAAATCAATGAAAGTAAAGAAAGCCCCGGCTAAAATGAATAATATAAGTGCAATACCAATAAAAACAGAAATTTTTTCCCAAATCCCATCTAAATCGGTATCCATGAAGATAAATACCGTAAACAAAATACTTAAAAGAGTAAATAGGCAAGCTAAAAAGTAGAAAATAAACAAAAAAGAGACTGCGAAAAGAATGCTACAATAATTTTCTAGATTACCGATGTATTTATCAAAAGAGCCTATTCTTTTTTGTAAATGTTTGGTGAATTTTGGTACGTATTTAAGTTCATCATAATCAATATCACCAGAAACATATCGCAACCCTAATGCTCCAATCCATAAACCACGAAGTATTACGTGTATGAGAAGATTAGATATTAAAATCCAACAAGATATTTTAATTGTATACCAAAGAATGGTTTCGGCAAGTTTACTATCGTGTTTAGCTATTTCAAAATTGGCTTCAATCGGACCAATAGCAGAAAATAAACCAAATATTGCAAAACCTGAAATCAGTAACTCTAATTGCCAACTTTCTTGTTGTAGACGGTCTAGTAAATCTTTAAAAACCGAACTGTTGTAATCTTTACTCATAGTTTGTTTAGTCTTGACCTAAAGATACATTGTTTTTTAAAGTAAAAAAAGGCCTTAAGAAGCTATATTTCTAAATTAGATTTCCCTTAGCATTTCAGTTTTATTTTTGTTTTTCCAAGTACCGCCAGTAAAATCAGGTACTTTAACAGAGCTGCTATTTTGTGCTACCGATAATTCTGAGAGGGGTGTAATAGAACTCCATAATACGCTATCGTATACATTAATATCTAAAGGTAATCCTTCATTTAAACATTTTATTAAGCGATAGATCATTACAAAATCCATTCCTCCGTGTCCAACTGAATTATCAGAAATTTGAGATTTTAACTTTGACCAAAGCGGATGATTGTACTTTTCTCGGTACATTTTATAGTGTTCTTCATCCAACCATTTATGTCCCCACCAAGCAAGTTCTTCTTCGTTTATGTATAATTTAGAAGGATAACCTTCATGAACCGCTTTTGTACCTACCAAAGTATTTAGTCTATCATAGGGTCTACCTGAGTGAACATCAAATTGTAGCATAATGGTTTTACCAAGTTTTGTTTTGATCATTGTTGTATTCATATCTCCACATTTTACATTGGCAAATTTGTCAATGTTTGCTTTTTTTGCGGCATCACTCAAGCTTTTTTCTCTTGAACTCATAGAAACTACATGATCATAGGTGTCTCCACGTCCAATATCCATATATTGACTTATAGGGCCTAATCCATGTGTCGTATAAAAATTACCGTCTTTATTTAAATGATGTTTGATTCTCCATTGATCTTCGTAATATTTTTCATCTAAAAGGTGTTTTCTTAAGTCATGAATGTAGGCTCCTTCAGCATGTGTTAAATCTCCAAAAACACCTTGATTGACCATATTTAAAACCCATAATTCTTCATTGTTGAAACAACAATTCTCCATCATCATACAATGTTTTTGTGTTCGTTCTGCAGTTTCAATAAGTTTCCAACAGTCTTCTAGCGTATAGGCAATAGGTACTTCGCAAGCAACATGTTTTCCATTTTCCATTCCGTATAGCGACATTGGAGTATGCATTTCCCATGGAGTAGCAATAATTAACAAATGAATATCATCTCGCTCAACTAGTTTTTTCCATTCGTTTGGATTCCCATAATAGGCGTGTGCTATCTTGTTATGTGTTTTTTGTAGATGTTGGTTTAGTTTATCTGTTTTTTCTTTTTTAAGATCAGAAACAGCTACGATATCCGCTTTGTCATTTTTTAGTAACCAATCGAACATTTGTATGAGCACTTGACCTCTATTACCGCAACCAATAATTCCAACATTGACTTTATCAATCTTAGGAGCGGTAAGTGCAAATGCACTTCCTTTGGCAGTTTTATTTAGAAGTTGTGAAGTGTTTTCTTCGTCTTTACAAGAAATAGTTGAAGATAATCCTAAAAATAAAGAGGCTTTCGCAGAAAGGGAAAGAAATTTTTTTCTATTCATCATAGTTTCATTAAATTGCTTTAGCTGTAGTTACTTGTAAAGGTATCAATTAATTGCTATTTTTACGGGCTAAAATTTAGTAAACGACAATAATCAACATAAAAATATATGTATAATTCAAAAATTACAGGATTAGGTTATTACGTTCCTGAAAACGTGGTAACTAACGATGATCTTACCCAGTTTATGGAAACAAGCGATGAGTGGATTCAAGAAAGAACTGGAATTAAAGAACGTCGTTGGATTGACCCTAAAACGGAGGATTCTACTTCAGTTATGGGAGCAAAGGCCGCTAAAATTGCGATTGAAAGAGCAGGTTTAACAAAAGATGATATTGATTTTATCATTTTTGCAACGTTAAGTCCTGAGTTGTATTTTCCTGGAGGAGGAGTACAAATTCAAGATTTATTAGATATGCCAACTATTGGAGCATTGGATATACGTAATCAATGTTCTGGATTTATTTACTCTTTATCAGTTGCAGATCAGTTTATTAAGACCGGGATGTATAAAAACATTCTTGTTATTGGATCTGAAAATCACTCAGGAGGTTTAGAAAAATCTACGAGAGGTAGAGGAGTGACTGTAATTTTTGGTGATGGTGCTGGAGCGGCGGTTTTATCGCGTAGTGAAGAAGAAGGAAAAGGTATTTTATCTTCTCATTTACATTCAGAAGGGAAACATGCAAAGGAATTAGCTTTGATTGGACCTTCAACAGGAAGATGGGTAGATGCAATTATGGAAGAAAATGACCCAGATGATACTTCTTATTATCCATATATGAATGGTCAGTTTGTTTTTAAACATGCTGTTGTACGTTTTTCAGAGGCCATTGTAGAAGGGTTACAGGCAAATGGATTACAAAAAGAAGATATTGATATGTTAATTCCGCATCAAGCGAATTTACGTATTGCACAGTTCATTCAAAAGAAATTCCAATTATCAGATGATAAAGTGTTTAATAACATCATGAAATATGGAAATACTACTGCAGCTTCTGTTATTATTGCTTTAACTGAAGCATGGGAGAAAGGAAAAATCAATGACGGAGATTTAGTAGTGTTGGCTGCTTTTGGAAGTGGATTTACTTGGGGATCAGTTGTGATTCGTTGGTAATTAAAAATGATAATTATAGAAAAAGCCGAAGTTTTAATCTTCGGCTTTTTTTATTAAAACATACCGCCTTGTGATTCATTACTATCTCTGTATTTTCTACTTTTTCTTTTGTTTTTACCACTTCCAAAATTATAGGAAAAACCTAAAAATATAGAATCATATTCGAGAATATATTTTCCTTTTTGCTGAAATGGATTTGTAGAAGAATAATCGAAGTTAACATTGTTAAAAATATCAGTACCTCTTAAAGTGATATTACCTTTACCATTCAATATTTTTAGTTTTCCGGCAATATTTACCATAGTGTATGGTTGTATAGTGTATTGGACATTTTGACTCTTACCTCTATGAATCGTTGAGAGTTGAAAACTTAACTTTTTAGAAACTTTGAAAGAGTTACTAATTCTCCCTTTAATAATGGTGTTTTTGATCATTTCGAAGTGTGAGTTTAAGACGCCTTGAGAATCTTGAATATAAGTTTCAAAAGAAGGTCTTATGGTCCACCATTTTTGCAGTTTGTAACTTCCAGAAATCTCAAAGCCATAACTATCTGCAAAATCATAATTAGTAAAAGAAGAAATTAACAGCTCTGAATTAGCCATATCTCTTTGTAATATACGACCAATTTTATCATTCGTTCTTCTGTAAAATGTACCTATTGATAGATAGCCTTTATTAATTGTTTTTGTATAATTAAGTTCTATTGAATTGGTGAATTGTGGAGTAATATTAATGTTTCCTTTTGCAATCGTAAGGGGAGAGGCCCATTC
The sequence above is a segment of the Tenacibaculum sp. 190130A14a genome. Coding sequences within it:
- a CDS encoding YdeI/OmpD-associated family protein — its product is MSKNRPQLYFKTDIEWREWLLENHHVSTGVYLILYKVESNIPSMRWEEAVKVALCFGWIDSTVKSLGNGKRQQYFCPRKPKSVWSALNKKYIKELLTNNLMHQSGVKSIEIAKQNGSWSALDDVENLVVPEDLQQAFDNNPTAYSNYQNFAKSYRKGYLYWLFSAKRVATRQKRIKEIIELCNANQKQKGTW
- a CDS encoding TIGR01777 family oxidoreductase; the encoded protein is MVKVLITGGTGLIGKQLQQLLKKQNYEVVILTRSPQNKNEFHWNITENYIDVKAFTGVTHIIHLAGAGIADKRWTTKRKKELINSRVQSANLLFEKIKELDIPLKGFISASGIGYYGAKTSDKIFTEDDQPENDFISKICVQWEKAASKFKEINIPVTILRTGVVLTKSGGALSKMNTPLFLSALGNGKQYIPWIHVDDLCNLYLEAIRNTHFEGIFNAVAPEHQTNESFTNTLGTTIKKTVFPINAPSFVLKTALGEMAYILLKGSRVSSNKTTSLYTFMYSDLSTALNNIYNEK
- a CDS encoding dehydrogenase E1 component subunit alpha/beta, which gives rise to MNNLQTAIQFNKKKLENQTLLELYKKMLLPRMIEEKMLILLRQGKISKWFSGIGQEAISVGVTSVLAKEEYILPMHRNLGVFTTREIPLHRLFSQWQGKANGFTKGRDRSFHFGTQEYKIVGMISHLGPQLGIADGIALANKLKNNNQVCAVFTGDGGTSEGDFHEALNVASVWNLPVLFCIENNGYGLSTPTSEQYNCEHLADRGKGYGMESHIIDGNNIIEVYTKVSELAESIRENPRPILIEFKTFRMRGHEEASGTKYVPQELMEHWALKDPLNNYKEFLISENILTNEQDENFRNEFKNLIQDNLNIAFDEPAITSSISIELEDVFKKITPSSIAPNKETENIRLIDAISNGLRQAMERDDSIVVMGQDVAEYGGVFKITEGFVDAFGKERVRNTPICESAIVSAAYGLSLNGMKAVMEMQFGDFVSTGFNPIVNLLAKSHYRWNQHADVVVRMPCGAGVGAGPFHSQTNEAWFTKTPGLKVIYPAFPYDAKGLLTAAINDPNPVLFFEHKALYRSTYQEVPTNYYTLPIGKASVLKEGNDITIISFGASVHWALNTLDEHNNISADLIDLRSLQPLDTETIYNSVKKTGKVIIVQEDSLFGSVSSDISSLIMENCFEYLDAPVKRVASIETPIPFAGNLEKEYLPKERFKTELLNLLAY
- a CDS encoding GNAT family N-acetyltransferase, with protein sequence MKNKLENPVWSSLKETHKKFAIQYDEVTFYDPNICPFGAFTNTQKTKHALNEYAKLTDAFFLVSENKTPTYDTSKITLDKKIEGVQMVLENLQEIDITEEIVPLTEKHVDAIYHLIWLVMPGYYKKRTFDMGKYFGIFKSNQLVAIAGQRMQTDDFIEVSGVVTHPDFTKRGYAKQLTLHVTKDIIKDGKHPILHTTKGNPAIKLYEKLGYRITRDMNWWYFTKK
- a CDS encoding DUF6263 family protein — protein: MKKIALLLLLTMSIVGMAQEKVLLRLNYEKGDVYETKMHMKQDLAGMMDLDIVMNMNMKINAIEGGLYNTEMKISHVTMNMTSQGNTMKYDSNDKEEDMNRFAKGAHSKMKPILTSSMEFTYDKLADVKDVKLISGTASIDSFKENSNTIVYPKEAVELGTSWKESKTTSQGVKLNYEYKVTSIDANKVVLTITGTISEIGTGDFNGKASVDRKTGNVSEMNVDMNMNVMGQKIKQNISMTTTKM
- a CDS encoding dihydrolipoamide acetyltransferase family protein, with the protein product MARFELKLPKMGESVAEATITSWVKEVGDTIDIDDTVVEVATDKVDSEVPSEVEGTLVEILFDKDAVVQVGETIAIIETEGGEAVTAVATPKQETPKEVAQLEETVEAAKEMVSTTIDTSNSDRFYSPLVKSIAQTEGISLSELETISGTGKDGRVTKNDILSYIENRGSQPKPAAKPVVAAPAPVKEAPAKVSTPITMSGEDEIIEMTRMGKLISKHMVDSVQTSAHVQSFIEIDVTNIVKWRNKVKDAYLKREGEKLTFTPILMQAVAQTIKKFPLINISVDGDKIIKRGNINLGMAAALPDGNLIVPVIKNADQLNLVGMTKKVNDLANRARANQLKPDEIQGGTYTVTNVGSFGSVMGTPIINQPQVAILALGAIRKMPSVIETPEGDFIGIRSKMFVSHSYDHRVVNGALGGMFIKTFKEILESWDVNQDF